GCCAGCCCTGTCTTTCCAGCATGGAGGAGTGCGAGGCGCTCTGCACCCGCCTGGCCATCATGGTGAACGGGCGGCTCAAGTGTCTTGGCAGCATCCAGCACCTGAAGAACCGGTAAGAGCCCGGTGGGGGTCCAGCACTCGGTGTGCACTGTAAGGCGGGAGCAGCCTGGGCCCCCACAGCATGGTGACAGTGTGGCACCCATGGCGAGATGTCAGCCCTTCATGTGGGTGCTGCTTTGGAGAGTGAGCAGGGGCCGTGCTTGCTCGGGTGGATATGTTGGCTGCAAGACAGCATTGTCACCTTCTGTGGGGTCAGTCCTTCCCCACAAAGGTGCACGCTGGGGGGGCAGGTCCTCATGGGACGCCTTGTCACCGTGCAGGTTCGGAGATGGCTACATGATTACAGTGCGCACCAAGTCCAGTCTCAACATCAAGGAGGTGGTGAGGTTCTTCAACCGCAACTTCCCTGAGGCCGTCCTCAAGGTGAGCTCCGGGTGGCGGCAGTGCTGTCCCCTCCTGGAGGCACAAGCAGCCTTCATCCCCCAGGGCATAGCTCTGTGAGACCCCTGTGGTGTGATGGCTGGGGCTCTGGGAGTGAGGACGTGggtgtcacctccatgtccctTGCAGGAGCGGCACCACACGAAAGCCCAGTACCAGCTGAAGTCGGACCAGATCTCGCTGGCACAGGTCTTCAGCAAGATGGAGCAGGTGGTGGATGTGCTGGGTATTGAAGACTACTCGGTCAGCCAGACCACGCTGGACAACGTGAGAGCAGGGATGGTGCAGGCAGCTGGATGCTTGTCCCCGGGAGGGTGGCTGTGCCAAAGTGCCTGGCAGCACCCACCTTTAGGAtgggaggtggagggaggtgtGGGGCAAGTGGTGGCCCCAGTGGCACAGCTGGCAGGTGAAGGGTGACCAGGGGGTGGGGGTGCTCACAGGGAGCCCTCGCAGCCTCCTGCCTCTTCCCCCCCAGGTGTTTGTGAATTTTGCCAAGAAGCAAAGTGACAacctggagcagcaggagaCGAGCCCCAGCTGCGCGCTGCAGTCGCCCCTGGAGCGCGTGCTGAGCCTGCTGCGCCCCCGGGCCGCCCCCACGGAGCTGCGGGCCCtggtggtggaggagcaggaggaccTGGAGACGGACGATGAAGGTCTCATCAGCTTTGAGGAGGAGAGGGTGAGAGGTTGTCCCCAGATCTGGGTGTCCCtagtcccagctgtgtccctgccATGGGGCACCGGGACTGGGTGCCATGGCACCAGCTCTCACCCAGGGAAGGGGACATGGTGGGTCCAGGGGTGGAGTAGGGGAGGGGTGGCTGCTCCCCCCAGGCTGGATCCtggccccagcagccctgggcagcccctgcccagccctgagCCCTGTGTCTGTGCCCGCAGGCTCAGCTCTCGTTCAACACGGACACGCTGTGCTGAGGCCCTGGGGGCAGCCACGTCCCCCAGCTCTGAAGCCACCAGCCCCTTTTGGCCTCTCCCCTCTCTTTGCCCCATCGAGCGGAGCCGCCACGGCCAGAGGCGAGTGCCAGGGAGGACATGGCAGGTGTGGTGCCAGCCTCGATGGACCTCATGAGCCACTGCCCACCAGCTCACCTTTGTCCCGTTCAGTGTCACTGCGTGGTGCTGTGGGCTCGCCCGGCCAGCGCCTGCCACGGACAGAGACTGCAAGGAGAAGGACGCAGcttggggctggtgctgccagccctgtgTGCCTCGTGGTGGGGATGAGACCTGTGAGCGGTGCCTTCGCTTGGGAcacccatcctgcaccccccagGACTCCTGGCAGCGGGGacacctggcagcagcagcacgcCAGGCCTGGCCATGGCAGGGCCGGAGGAAGGATGGCTGCTTGCTCCTCGTTCCAGCACCCCTGGCTTAGCCCTTGGCACTGTGGGGGGCTCAGGGCCCAGGAGCTCCGGTTCTTCACCTGCAATTGACTCCTATCACCAAGAGGATGTCACTGcaccctccagcctgtccaagaGAGGGGCCTCAGCCCCCTGGCTGTCCTGCCTGTCCATGCTGTGCCAGGCGTGGGCTGGGCACTCAGCACCATCGCCCAGGCAGGGGACACCTTCCGGGGCAGGGGGATATTTCACAGGGTATTTCACATGCTGGCACCAGCTCTTtctcccctctgtccccaaCCACATCCCTCCTGCAGAGCCCCTTACCTGCCTCCTGCGCCCTCCCTGCCCGCTTCCCCCGCCACAGGGCATTGCTGCAGCTGTGCCACCTTTCTGCTCCGTCCCCTCTTTTGCCCCCTTGCCCTGGCACTCATTGTTCAGCCTCTGGCCCTCTGCAGGAGCCACTGGCACTGGTTTCTTCTTGTTGGGTCCCTCGTGGTACTGGGAGAGGGGATGCTGCACCCCAGGATGGGAGTGACTGGCCTTGAGGTACAAGGATGATACAGCCCGCTTGGGTGCAGCACAGCCTGGCCCAGCGTGGTGAGGCTGGCACTGTCACTGGGGACAGCAGTGTCCCCTGGGGCTGGCAGTGTCACCGAGTCGGCAGCAGGTGCTCCCTGGGCCAGCAGTGCTCCTCCTTTCTGCAGAGGGTCCTGCAGCTTTGCCATCCGCGGGGGCCgtgcccagcacccccagcccagcccgtgTGTCCTTTCTGCCATCCTGGCCCGGGTTTGGcgggcagccctgggcaccccagTTTGCTGCCACGGGGCAGCGTGTGGCAGGGGAAGGGGGGTCAGGGCCAGGCCTGGAAGCAGGGGCAGACCCAGGTGGCAGCTGACCCTGCGCTGTGCCCATGCCCCCCACTCTCACCAGCCCTGTATGCCACCTGGTATAGATTGTGATACAATATACAGTATTTTCAATAGGGGAAAAACTGGGGGGGAGATAAGCtctattttcagatttttcagaccatattttttttaatggcatacCGGAAACTGGCTGGTCCTGGGGTGGGCGGATGGCGCAGGTGGGCAGCCCCCCCGGGTGCCCCTTGGTCCCTTGCTGCGCACACTCTGCTTTTCCGGGTGGGCACTGGTAGACGAGCCAGCACGGAGTGAGCCCTTTGCCCCCAGGGAGAGAGGGGATGGTGTCAGCTTTGGGTGCCCAGTTGTGACCTCAGTGGTGACACCCTTAGGGCACCCCCGGGTGGGCAGGGTGCCCTGCGCTGTGCTCTGGCCAGGGCTGTGTCCTCACCCCATGTCCTCACTGCCGTCCTGCTCGGGGCTCCACCcctccacagagctgcccccACCCGCTGCTGTGCCACCGCCCCCATGCCCCATGGCTTTCCATGGTCAATGGAGATGCTTTAGTGCCCACGCAGCTGGGGTGCCCATGGTGGCCTCCCGCAGGCACAGACCCCGCtgggggtggcagtggggaGTGGGCGGGAGGGCATTGCCCCAGCGCGGGGGTGGCTGTTGCCTTAACACTATTCGCTTCGTTGAGTCTGGCCccgctttcctcctcatctcccGCTCCACGTCCTCGGCCACCAGCTGCAGGCACAATGCTGGCGCCACGCACGGCCCTGGGCACGGGGCACCCCCAGGGGTGGGGACGCCTTGGAGGAGCCTGTACATtgcaagcaaaagaaacaaaacaatgaaatgtgaaaataatgatcgttttaaataaaaaaataataactggaGCCAGTCAGGCTGGTGGGCGCTGGTGGGTGCGAGGGCCGGGGCTGGGTGTCTGGGAAGGGACCGGGCTGAGGGCGTGCAGGAGCCCGCCAtgggcagagggagctgggcaCAACACAGGGCGGCACCTGGCTCCTGCCGTCTGCTGCGGGGTAGCGCTGGTGTGACACCcccagggcacaggcaggagctgccACAGCTGGCGCTGCTGTGAGCTGTCcgtgcagagcagcagcggcGGCCGGGGCCCCACAGCAGGGCCCCACGGCAGGGCGTGGGGCAGGTGTGGGTGGGAGCGGGTGCACCCCGGGGAGGAATGTGGGCTGGGAGGGGCCACAGCTCCGGCACTTGCCACGGCCACCACTCAGCCAGCAGCCACCACCCAGCATGGCCGAGAAACCCCAAATCCAGCTCTTTGTCAAGGTGAGGGGGGTCCTGGgcgcctgggtgtccctggtgAGTGGGCACCTCTGGCTGCCACCCAGTGTTAACCGGGCTGGGGTGTCCCAGCCCACTGCGGTGCCCAGATATGTGGCGCTGGATGGGGGGCATTGGATGGGCAGCTTGGGGCACTTCTCCAGGGCACGGCATGCTGCTGCTTGCCCCATGGACgcagggggctgtgggtgctcagactggggtgctgggctgggtttgTCCCCCAATCCAGGGCCCCTTGCCCAGCAGTGCAGCGCCTGCCTGcacctgccagcctgtcccagcCAGCGCCCGCCAGGCAGTTTATCTGGCTGCACCGGGCAGGACAACAACTGTCTGGGATCGCACCTGGGGGGTGACGGAGCCACCAGCATCGCTGTCACCTTCCTCCAGCACAGTCCCTGCCGTGCTGGGCTGTCCCCTGCCATAGCTGCCACCGCTATCGCTGTGCTCAAGTCCTGGCCCCCTTGgcactgtggggctggggcagcctgtGGCCCCCTGGTCTCCCAGGGGTGCCAGGGCCAGCACCAGCTGTGCCACGTGGGCTGCTCTGCCATGGGGTGTGGAGGCCCTGGAGCAGGcgggggctggggccgggcACCCTGCCCAGTGTAGCGGGTGCCACGGGCGGCCAGCACTGCCCGCTGGCCTGTGGCCAGCCCAGGCTCAGCCAGGGCAGTGCCACGCACCCGCCACCCTCACCTGCACCCACCGGTGCTGCCCGGCCTGCGCTGCCCCCACTGCAGCCGCCCTGGGGCAAAGGGGCAGCTGAGCTCTCCCTCTGCCCACAGGCGAGTGAGGACGGGGAGAGCGTGGGCCACTGCCCCTTCTGCCAGCGGATCTTCATGGTGCTGCTGCTCAAAGGGGTGCCCTTCACCCTCACCACCGTGGATGCCAAGAGGTGAGTCATGCTCTCGCACTCACGCTGGGGCCATGGGGGATGCCAGCCATGGGTCAGGGCTGTGGGTCAGGCTTGCCATGGCACACTGAGGGGGGAGGTGGGAGGTCCCCAGCACCTTGGGAAGGGGCATGAAGGGAGCAGTGTGGGACACATGGAGCCTGTTGTAACCCCCCCTAGCTGCCCATGCTGCCTGAAGGAGGTTGGTGGGCATTttccagggcagagctgccatgGGCACACATGGAGGCAGGAGCAGTGTGGGGCATCACCATGTCCTTTGCACAGGACACATCTGCATGtaaacacacatgtacacacgcagagccctgcagagccctgggcaCTGCCGGGCATCAGCACCCATCCCCATCTCCCGCAGGGCACTGGACGTGCTAAAGGACTTTGCGCCAGGTGCCCAGCTGCCTGTCCTGCTCTACAATGGTGATTCCAAGACTGACACCGTCACCATCGAGGACTTCCTGGAGGACAGGCTGGGCCCCCCCAGGTCAGTGGCCAGCGCTGCCCTGAGACAGAGGGCAAGGGGCCAAAGAGGGGCCGGACAGGCTGGGTGTGCTGCGGGCAGGCAGCACAcgagcctgccagccctgccgcCCTCCTCAGCCATGCCCACGTCCCTGCAGGTTCCCCAGCCTGGTCCCGCAGTACAGGGAGTCGAGTCTGGCTGGGAACGACATCTTCCACAAGTTCTCCACTTTCATCAAGAATCCAGTGCCTGCCCAGGATGAGGGTGAGGAGCTGGGTGGGGGTCACCCTATGCAACCTCTCAGGTGCCACCACCTGAAGCCCACTCAGGTCTCCCTGGGCCTTTCCAGCCCTCCCTGGGTCTCTTCAGGCACTGCCCCCTCATCAGGGCAGGGGCTGGCGCCAGCGCAGGCAGGGCGGGAGGACACGGGCAGGGCGGGAGGATGCGGGCAGGGCGGGAGGGCGCGGGCCGGCACTGCTGGCGCAGGGCTGTGGGCACAGAGGGGCCCATGCCCTGATGAGCAGTGCTGCCACCCCCCACAGCGCTGCAGCGGAGCCTCCTGCGGGCCCTGCTGAAGCTGGACGAGTACCTGAGCGCTCCCCTGGCCTACGAGCTGGCCCACGAGCCCCAGCTCCGCACCTCCCACCGTCGATTCCTGGATGGGGACCAGCTCACGCTGGCCGACTGCAACCTGCTGCCCAAACTCAATATCGTTCAGGTGAGCGCGGGCATCCCGCCGCTGTGCCCTTCCCTTTGCTCTGGCTTCTCGGTGCTGTTGGCCCCACTCTCTCACCTCCCCCTGGGTGCCTGCAGGAACCCCCCTGCTCCTCTGCCAAGCCCCATGTCACCCCGTGtcctgtcccctctccccatgCCCAGCACGGTGCCTTCCCACAGATGTCACTCCCCTCCACATCCCCTGCCAGGTGCCACCCCTTGTGCAGTGCCAGGGATGGCCCCTGGCCCCCTGCCACCCTCCCAGGCTGGCTCCTGCACACAAATGCCACCGTCCAGCCGCAGGGCACCCCTTGGCACAGCTCAGGGCTGGGCAAGGGGTCACCCCATTCCCGCCCGCAGGTCGTGTGCCAGCATTACCGCCGCTTCGGGATCCCCAAGGACCTGCGGGGCGTGTGGCGCTACCTCAATGCTGCCAGCGAAACCAAGGAGTTCAAGTACACCTGCCCCAACAGCGAGGAGATCATCCAAGCCTATCGCTCCGTGGTCCGGTCACCGCAGTGAGCCGGGCACACACTCaggtgtgtgcagggctggggttgGGCAGCAGCCCAGTGCCCACCCTGGTCCTGCCACGAccaccacagccctgcctgcatgCACTCGGGAGGGCAGAGAGCATGAGCTGTGCCCCTGGCACCCAAATTCCCCCAGCTGGCACCCCTGCTGAGGTGCCGGCAGCAATCTGCCCCGCACTGAGCCCACAGATGCATCCTCACCTCTTGTACCACCCTCCCTGTCCGGCCAGGAGCCTCTCGACATGCCCTGTGGTCCCTCAAGAATCAGGATGGGTGCAGGGGTGCCAGAGTCACGTCACTGTTGGTACCAAAGCTGGGCAACGCTGCGGGGAAGGCAGGAGCCGGGAGGAAAGGCTGCCAGAGCAGAGGCTGCGGGCACAGCGGGCAGCACACGGCAGgggcacccccagcctcctGCGGGGACACCGCGGCACCCGGCAGCTGAGGGAcccgggcagggctgtgccagggcaggaTGGCCCCTCACACCGGAGAGGGGAACCGGCACAGCCCGGCAGAGCCctgggaacggagctgggggaTGGACACAGCTCGGCCCCCACCGCCCTGGGTGAGGGGAGTGGGAGGGACATCCCCAAAGAACCCACCGGCAGGAAGCTCTCAGAGGCACAtttgggagagggaggggggtgAAGTGGGGCAAGTCTAAGCCATGTACCAGAGCTCCCCAAAATCAATAAAGGCTTTGCAAGTGAGACAAGCTAGAGTGACCAGCCCCAGGGGCTCTCCTCCCTCACAGGACCTCTCAGCAGCCTCCCAGTCCTTTCCCAGTGCCTTGCAAGGACGGGGCCCATTCCCCCAGCTCTCCAGGAGACTGGGGGGGCTTTAACCACTCACCCACCAACGCACTGGCACAAAGATAGCAGGAAAGTGAGCCCCCGACCCTCCAGGTTCACTTGAAATTTGCCACAGGGCTATTGAGCAAAGAAAACGCAGAATGGATAGACAGATCTGtactgtccccatccccagagACCGTCTAGCTAAAAACAGCTTTACTGGCAATAAGTTAAGCACAGGCAATCTTTTTGTTACATAATGGTATAAAAGTTCTTTAAAAACCCCACCAATTCATGCCAAGTGAGGTAGAGAGGTGGCCCCCGCCAGCAGGGAAGAGCTGCAAGGCCAAAGCCAccgctcctgccagccctgcccgccccgTCCCCCCCAGGCCCCGCCAGCGCACCGGCCGGGATCTGCTGCCCGCTCAGGCCTGCCCGGCGCTGGCTCCAGCCCTCCAGGTGCTGCTTCCCCGTCCTGGGCACAAGGggctcagcaggcccaggggGCAGTGAATCCTCTTCCACCAGCCACACAGGTGTTTGACAAGGCTTCATCAGGGCTGTCATCAGGAGATGGGACAGGACAGATCAGGAGTCCTCGAAGTCCACTCCAGACGGAGCCTTCTTGCtaggaggagatggaggaaaCGTCACAGCCTAAAGCCCCACACCATGGAGCctgctctgtgcagcacagccccagcaccacgTCTGGGAGCAGCACTTACCTTTTGAAACCAGGGTTAATTAGAGACTCCCCCGGGATCTTCCTCTTGGCCGGCAAAGCCGAGACAGCACCCCTGTTCTTCCTTGGGCTGGGGTCTGCCTCAGTCAGGACAGGGATTGCAAAAGGTCAGCTAGTGGCCCGGGCAGCCCTGCACGCCCCTGCGCACCCAGGGGGAGCACCCAGCAGCCCACCAGCCCGGCCCAGCGTCCGTGGCGGGTAAGGAAGGGCCAAgcctggtctcctctcccaaAGGAGCGGGGAGCCATGGACCTGCCACAGCCTCCAGTCTGGAAGAGCAGCAAAGCCTGACCCCATCCTGGAGGCTTAGTGAGCAACCTGCCTGGTGATACCCGGCATCTGACCTGCACACAGGGCATCCTGGACACTCCAAGAGGCACCATGCTGAGCCCCGGCCCCTTCTGTGCCAGGAA
This region of Columba livia isolate bColLiv1 breed racing homer chromosome 19, bColLiv1.pat.W.v2, whole genome shotgun sequence genomic DNA includes:
- the CLIC3 gene encoding chloride intracellular channel protein 3, which translates into the protein MAEKPQIQLFVKASEDGESVGHCPFCQRIFMVLLLKGVPFTLTTVDAKRALDVLKDFAPGAQLPVLLYNGDSKTDTVTIEDFLEDRLGPPRFPSLVPQYRESSLAGNDIFHKFSTFIKNPVPAQDEALQRSLLRALLKLDEYLSAPLAYELAHEPQLRTSHRRFLDGDQLTLADCNLLPKLNIVQVVCQHYRRFGIPKDLRGVWRYLNAASETKEFKYTCPNSEEIIQAYRSVVRSPQ
- the PAXX gene encoding uncharacterized protein PAXX, translated to MAGHVQSLERRLEAVVETAVSSCSPEKSAARSQQLFLPGHSESPQLWLLSATPLSWCHSWHRRGRGSAWCLLECPGCPVCRSDAGYHQAGCSLSLQDGVRLCCSSRLEAVAGPWLPAPLGEETRLGPSLPATDAGPGWWAAGCSPWVRRGVQGCPGH